In Paenibacillus hexagrammi, the following are encoded in one genomic region:
- a CDS encoding NAD(P)H-binding protein — protein sequence MIVVTGANGNLGRKIVEELLARVPAEEIGVSVRDANKAQDLKECGVRVRQGNFDDSESLLHSFEQASQVLIVSSNTLEGEEAVRQHQTAIDMAKKAGVGRVLYTSHMGSSATSQFPPCSPMRLQKRF from the coding sequence ATGATTGTTGTTACCGGAGCTAACGGAAATTTAGGAAGGAAGATCGTTGAGGAACTTCTCGCGCGTGTTCCTGCAGAGGAAATTGGTGTAAGTGTCAGGGATGCGAACAAGGCTCAGGATCTAAAAGAATGCGGAGTTCGTGTCCGACAAGGAAATTTCGATGATTCCGAAAGTCTCCTTCACTCCTTTGAACAAGCGTCGCAAGTTCTCATTGTCTCATCCAACACTTTGGAGGGAGAAGAGGCTGTTCGCCAACATCAAACCGCCATTGATATGGCAAAGAAGGCTGGGGTGGGCCGAGTGCTGTACACAAGCCACATGGGTTCATCTGCGACATCACAGTTCCCCCCATGCTCACCAATGCGGCTACAGAAGAGATTCTGA
- a CDS encoding TetR family transcriptional regulator, whose product MSVNPEDPRVIRTRQQFVQAFNDLVREKKNFYSISVHDITTQAAVNRTTFYAHFQDKYDFLEYWKTEKFQIFVNDRLPEDASFNADNLRILIQTIFDFLLQARQHSTPGDKQFESIFENAIHKKLHRFLLTWLHEANTQGFSHDTVEAKALVVSWGVFGSALQWSRNTQSRSEEWMVKEIIEVVLVDLAPFLEQKSW is encoded by the coding sequence ATGTCAGTAAATCCCGAAGATCCGCGTGTAATAAGAACCCGTCAACAGTTCGTGCAGGCTTTTAACGATTTGGTGAGGGAGAAGAAAAACTTCTATTCCATTTCTGTGCATGATATCACAACTCAGGCAGCTGTAAATCGAACAACGTTCTATGCGCATTTCCAGGATAAATATGATTTTCTTGAATACTGGAAAACGGAGAAGTTTCAAATTTTTGTAAATGACAGACTGCCAGAGGACGCAAGCTTCAATGCGGACAATTTGCGAATCCTTATTCAAACCATCTTCGATTTTCTTTTGCAGGCCCGACAGCACAGTACGCCCGGAGACAAGCAGTTTGAATCCATATTTGAAAATGCCATTCATAAGAAGCTTCATCGATTCCTGCTTACATGGTTACATGAGGCGAACACGCAGGGATTTTCGCATGATACAGTGGAAGCTAAGGCACTCGTTGTGAGTTGGGGCGTATTCGGGTCGGCTCTGCAGTGGAGCCGGAACACTCAAAGCCGCTCGGAGGAATGGATGGTAAAAGAAATCATTGAAGTTGTTTTGGTTGATCTGGCTCCTTTTCTTGAGCAAAAATCCTGGTAA